AAAGTTTGGGGCAGGAGGGTGACCAGGGAGTTGCTTGTCCCTCCAGGACCCCTTTAGGGGGTCCTTCCCTCCTTACGCCCCACTAGTTTCATCCTCCAAGAATCCAAACAGGTTTGGAAAGTTCCTTCTCTTGATGAGGCAAAAAGCCCTCGTTTTGACACTGACCCTGTCCCGGCCCCCTTAGTGGGATCTTGAGTGGGGGTCCTTCCCCTCTCTGGACCTCGGATTCCTCATTGTAAGGGGCGTCTCAGGTGAGAAGGACGTGAGGCGGTGGCAGTTCCCTGAGCACAGAGCCTTCCCTTCCTGGGAGCCCGGATGAGGCCAGGGCCCAGTGCCCGCTGCGTGGCCTCCGGGGGGCGCTGTTGAGAGCCAGGCACAGGGAGGCCCTCTGACCGCAGGGAGACAGCGCTGCATCTTTTGTCTCTGGGCTGTTTCCAGAAGGCCCTGCAGTCCCTCCATGGTCCATTCTGGAAAGTCCAGCCCTCTGGCCTGTCCTGAAGCAACTCTGAGGCAATCTGGATCCTCTGAACCCTTGATCCAATTCCAGGTGATCTGAAGCCAACTTGAACTGAGGAAGTCAACTCCTGGGGCCACCAgatatttaacaaaatcacaacagGAAGTGGTCACAGCCTCCATGCCAGGCACTACTACGGACACTAATGTCCTCCTCACCACAACCCCGCGAGGTAGGTGGTgctctccccattttacagatgaggaaactgaggttctgaGCCATGGATCGTCTGCTTGAAGTCGCGCTCCTGCTACTTGGCGAGGCTGGACTTTGAGCCCAAATGGGCTGAGTCCAAGTCTCCAGAGTTGTGAAGTGAGTGCCATTTGCTTTGTGTCCTCTTCTGGGCCCAGAGGGTCCCAAGTTCCTTTCAAACCCTGTTCTCAGGTTGCAGCATGAAACTCCTGCCTGCAAGAAGGGTTTTTGTGGCTCCTCCCCGTTGGACCTGGGGGTTCCCTGGGGTAAAACCTCCAGCAGAGGAAATAGGCTGGAAAGGTGCGGGAGGGAGCCCCACGGGGGAGTGAGCCCCAGGCTGCGCCCTTCCCTGtagtctgccactgagctagacTGCCTCTGCCTCTGGTCTTGGCAGAAGTATAAGTTATTCTGGTTCCGCCCAGCCAATGGCCGCAGGTCCTTGTCCCTCCTCAGGCATCACAGGGGAACAGACGCCTCTCTGCACCCTCAGATGCTCTGGCTGGAGTCCTCCCCTCGCTCGTCAGCTCCCGTGGGGGCCCTTGGCCTCCTCCTCGGGTTCTTTCCAGGCACCCACCTGGGCTGGCTGCAGAGTGTGCGGCGGGGCAGGGCGAGGGCTGACAGCCCAGGAGGtgacggggtgggggggagaagtCGCAGGCTGCTGGCCCCCTCAGGACTCCCACTGCACGGTCAGGGCCAGCTCCTTGAACAGCGAGCCCAGCTCCGTGGACGGCTCGAGCTCTGAGGCCCCTGGGGCTGGGCTCTTGGCCTCAGCCTTGGACACCAGACCCTCATCCTTGGGACACACAAGGGACTCCAGCAGGCCCCAGGGACTTGGCTCCTGGTCTGAGGGGGAGCAGGAGAGGGCAGGAGTGTGCAAAGACAGGGACCCGGGGTGGCCTTCGATCTGGacggaggagaggagggagagctgGCCCCCCAGGTACTGCGGTGTCCCCGGCTCCCCGTTCAGGCCGGGTGCTCCGTCCACACAGAACTCCTCCAGGGACATGGAGGCCATCCCCTGCAGAGACAAGTCACCTGGAAGGCAGCTCCCGGCTGGCTCCTCTTTCTGGAGCTGCCCTTTCGGCCTGAGGTGCTTGGGACCCGAGAGTGTCCCCGAGGGGGAGTCTTTTCCAGAGCTGTTCACGCACACCCCGTAGGAAGCAGCCAAGCTGTCCAGGGTGGCCTGGGGGGTGTAGGGGAGCGGCTGGGCCTTGGTGGTGGCCTGCGGAGCGTAGCACGGGGCTTTAGCTTCAGAGGCCACCTGAGGTGTGTAGGCCGGGGGCCCGACCTCAGGGGTGGCCTTCGGGGTGCAGGACGGTGGGGAGACAGTCTGGCGAGGTGACACGTTGGGGGGCTGGAGGACGGAGATGTCTGGCTGCCCTAAGTAAGAGATCTCAGGGAGGCCGTGCAGCTGTGCGGCTCCTGGGGGCTCCCTGGGCCCCGAGACCACGACCTGGGAGTACTGGACGGGCTGggacaggccgctgggcccgctgaGCTCAAAGACGGGGACCAGCACGTGCTCCTGGATGAACCGCAGCGGCTGGAAGGTCAGGACGCGCTGGACGTTCTGTGCAGGGACAACAGCAGCCCACCTCTTAGGGCGGGGCCTCAGCCCCTGATGCTGACCTGGGCAGCGGGGGGCCCCCGGGGGAGTCGTGGGGACCCTTCCAGCTGCATAtacctccctcccacccccacttcctGGAGACCCCACTGAGTTCTGGGGCCCAGCGCCTCCAAGGAGGGACGGGGGCTCCCAGCCTGTGTTGAGGGCCATGTCTAAAGTCCAGGTAACTCCTGGAGACAGACTTGGGCGCTGGCTTCTCCAGGGGGAGGTAATCCAGGAAGCTCGGGACCCGGATGTGGTGTGCCAGCTGCCGGAGGCCCCTGGCAGCTTGTGACTGCAGGGTCAAGGTGGGCAAGGGTCAAGGTGGGCAGGATGGGAGACAGGAGGCCAGGAGAGTCTTATGGACATGGTCCATCTGGCAAAATGCCCTCAGAGTGCCTCGGTCCCTCCAAGAGCCCCAGATGGCTCTGCGCGGGCTCTGCAGTGGCCTCGCTGATGGGGCTGAGGGGCGGCCCTGCTGCCTGGTGGGGGGGGGCTGCAGGTGGGACTCGTGGTCTGACTCACACACagctgtacatttttaaaaactagttgcCAATATTTGGAAATTAGGAGATTTCATATTAtaatcatataataaataaatttataatcatattataaattctgatttctcttaaaaaaaaagtaaagatgggGTCATTACCAGCCTGTGACGCCCTGGGACAGCACTTGGCTGCCCATTTCGAGAGGCCAGAGCTCCACAGCCCCCTCAGGCTGGGGCCGCTGCTCAGTCCCTACGTCACCTACCCAGGCCTGGAGGCTCTCAAGCCCAAGGGCTTCTCTAGGCTGTGTCACTGTTCCTGGTCACCTGCTGCCCCATCCTTACCACCAGTCAGCAGGGCGGGGAGCCCCCCGGGACGCCTCGGGGAGAACCAGGGGTGCCCATGCCCTCTGCTGATCTGCCCTCCCCTTGCTCTCTGGCCCGGGTGGATGACTCACCAGGGAGTTGGGAGGCACCGGCAGCTTGGTGACGTATCTGTAGCTCAGGTAGCAGAGCATGGCCACCAAGAAGCCCATGGAGAAGAGAATGGCCCCCGAGAAGGAGTAGGCCCACGTCCGGTCTGGGGAGAGAGCAGCCCGAGGGGGAGTGAGGCTGGGATCCCGCCAGGCCAGGCCCCAGCAAGGGCACTGCAGCCCCCGGGCCAGGCGGGAAGGCCCCTGCCACCTCCCCTATCCACAGGGCTGGGGCCAGATCCCAGGCGGAAGGCCACAGGCCACACTCCCAGTGAGTTGAAGATGTTCTGTCTCCCACCTCGATACAGTTGCTTTTGAAGCGAACCAGGTTTGAAGTCAGGATTCTTGGCCTCCGGCGGATGCTGACTAATGCACAGGTGAAAGTCCTCCCCCCGCAAACCCCCAGCCTGGCCAGCTCGTCACAACTGCCAGTGACCTCGGGCACATGTACGTGGGTGGCTAAGCTCATCCGTGTCCCCACAAGTAGTCACCTTTAGGCCAAAGGCCTGCACACGAGCAAGTGTCTGCCCTCACAAGGACCCAAGGGAGGG
This sequence is a window from Marmota flaviventris isolate mMarFla1 chromosome 10, mMarFla1.hap1, whole genome shotgun sequence. Protein-coding genes within it:
- the Il22ra1 gene encoding interleukin-22 receptor subunit alpha-1; this encodes MRTLLTILVVGSLAARIAEDASDLLQHVKFQSNNFENILTWDGGTDSTPGTVYSVEYKKYGEIAWLAKAGCQRIPRKSCNLTMETGNHTEFYYARVTAISPGGRSATKMTDRFSSLPHTTIKPPDVTCIPKVRSIQMIIHPTPTPIRAGDGHQQTLEEMFQDLFYRVELHVNHTYKMHLEGQQREYEFSGLTPDTEFLGTTMILIPTWSKESAPYVCRVKTLPDRTWAYSFSGAILFSMGFLVAMLCYLSYRYVTKLPVPPNSLNVQRVLTFQPLRFIQEHVLVPVFELSGPSGLSQPVQYSQVVVSGPREPPGAAQLHGLPEISYLGQPDISVLQPPNVSPRQTVSPPSCTPKATPEVGPPAYTPQVASEAKAPCYAPQATTKAQPLPYTPQATLDSLAASYGVCVNSSGKDSPSGTLSGPKHLRPKGQLQKEEPAGSCLPGDLSLQGMASMSLEEFCVDGAPGLNGEPGTPQYLGGQLSLLSSVQIEGHPGSLSLHTPALSCSPSDQEPSPWGLLESLVCPKDEGLVSKAEAKSPAPGASELEPSTELGSLFKELALTVQWES